The Nitrospira sp. sequence ATTATCTGTTACCGCGCCGCAAGGCGGTTGAGGCCGATGGCCGTAGCATTAAGGCGTTCGAACACGTCAAGCGAGTGGCCGCTGAGAAGGCCAAGAAGGAAAAGCTGGAGATCGAGTCCTATGCCAAGAAGGTGTCGGCGGTTGAGCTGACGATTGAGGCGCAAGTCGGCAAAGACGACAAGATGTTCGGTTCCGTCACGGGCAAAGACATCGCTGAAGGATTGGCCGCCCAAGGCGTGACGGTGGATCGCCGCAAGATTCAGCTGGCGCATCCGATCAAGGAACTCGGCACGG is a genomic window containing:
- a CDS encoding 50S ribosomal protein L9, whose product is MKVILQETMDGVGHLGDLINVADGFARNYLLPRRKAVEADGRSIKAFEHVKRVAAEKAKKEKLEIESYAKKVSAVELTIEAQVGKDDKMFGSVTGKDIAEGLAAQGVTVDRRKIQLAHPIKELGTVAVPIKMPRDVTATVTVRVVKKQEPEEPSA